GTTTCCCGACACCAGAGCTGGAGGGTCGCTCCAACCTGACGTCCCTGGACATCCAAGTCAAGAAGCTGCGAGACAGCGCCCTGACTGCCATGAAGAACGGAGCCAGACGCATGAAGGAAGAGGCCATGGAGATCCGAGAGACCCTGTCTGACATCGAGGCCTGGGCAGACAAACTCAAAATGTTGGCTGAGGAGGTACAAACACGCTCTTTTTAAGTTCAATACGAGATTTAGACTATTTTCCTCATCCCTGTGAAATATAGCTCCTGAGAAATAGTCTTCCTCTTGTCTCAGCCTGATTCTCATTTAAGATCTTAAAATGCTCCCtccacaaatcattatttctctCAAAGACTGTTGAGATCAAATTTAagattcaaaagaaaacacacatgagcCCACACCAGGGGTTTTTCAACCCCCGGACCCCCCTAAGGCAAGGTGCTACAGACTTGGGACCCTCCTTATCCCCAGAGGGGGATGGCGCAGACAAAGAATATTCATTTGAGCTagttgacaaaataaaagatctaATTTTACCttgacctgctgcaactgatgctgtcgCTAATCTGTCACAATCACTTTATGTGGGCACAGAAAACAAGACGGCTtgttacatatttttatttgcatggttttattttaagtttaactactatttttaaaatattttttgcatgATGCTGCGTTTCATTCACATGTTCTTCTTCCCACCGTGTGCAGCCCCAGAACAGCATGCCTGACGTAATCATCTGGATGCTCCGCGGTGAGAAGAGAGTGGCCTACAGTCGCATCCCCGCTCACCAAATCCTGTACTCCACGTACAGCGAGCAGGCCTGTGGTCGACACTGTGGCAAAACACAGACCATCTTCTTACAGGTACACATCTGCATCAAGGAAATATCAACACAACTGACGTAGTAATGAGTTGCATTAGATGTTTTTTCAAAGCATGAAAGATACGACACCAGATTTTAGTTTCTCTGAAATTATAATGCCCCTATGATTGAACTTCTTCCTTTCCCCCTCAGTACCCCATGGACAAGGACAAGGGCTTGAAGGTGCCTGTTGAGATCAGAACCAACATGTGGCTGGGTCTGTCTGCTCATGAGAAAAAGTTCAACTCCTTCTCTGAGGGAACGTTCAGCGTGTTTGCTGAGTTGGTGCGTGACTTTAAAAACCCAACTATCAAAGCAGAGCATgagtttgatttgtgaatatattgtgtatgtgtttcaCTTTGTCACAGTTAAAGTTCTTGTTCCTGATAATTGTCGGCTGAGTGAAACCAGcatctaaatgttttattatcatttgcTTTTACAGTACGAGAACCAGGCCGAGGTGTTTGGGAATTGGGGGACCACAGGCCTGGTGGGACGCCACAAATATTCAGATGTAACGGGCAAACTGAAGCTCAAGAAGGAGTACTTCATGCCCCCTAGAGGATGGGAGTGGGAGGGCGAGTGGTTGATTGACCCAGAGAAAGCGTGAGTATAATTGGAAATGACAATTTCTTCTCTGACCCCAAACAATGAGCTTGTGATTTGATTAGTTTGGTGACTAAAACTAATTGTCTTAATGGAAGCTTTGCTGCTGGTTATTATATCTGACTACACACATTTTTTCGGACTGTGTAGACTACTGTGCTGTTTACATTCCTCTCATGCCATTGAAAAAGATTTAACGAGAAAGTCCCAGAGTGTGTTAGTGAACTGGAAGTTTAATCTACTCCCTCAACTCAAGAACAACCACACTCTACACTTTGATCTCTACCCCTTATTTTTTTTGGGATAAatagtttgatttttttttatgtattatatatatcatCAGTACACTTCTGGACGCAAGTTCTTCACATGAGACAGTTGATCTTTGTACATAGAACCCTAACAAATGCAGATTCCTTCATAGTGAGCACGAAAAGACCATTTTCTAATTTATTGTTATTGGTCACTTTATAATATATCTAAACCATTACAtataatgaaaagtaaaattGCCTGTGTGGAGCTTGGAGAGGAACACCCACCTTTTAGAGATGCACCTCGACAGCTTGTTCttaataaatcatttcagcAGGATTCCTCCCAAAGTGTAAACAGTCcctgttaaaacacacaagcccctccctccctctgacGCTACACTAACTTCATCTATCAAAAGCGGCCGTCTGCATTAGTGTACCAGGgtgctgtttttaaatcctCCACACTAGCGAGAACacaagaacgccttgagggatTGTCTTTAATTTTGGTACGCAATGTCTCAGGAACACATTtagagaatcatttcaaatttggcacaaatgttcactttagctgctttcagacgtgcactggaCTCAGCAGcccctctgtattttctccggaggaggtgcatgtgtggaCGCAAATGTTCGAATGAGACATATACATTTACTTGACATCTTGTTTCAGTTTGCTAACAGAGGCAGATGCAGGACACACTGAATTCATGGATGAGGTATTCCAAAATGAGACTCGCTACCCTGGCGGAGAGTGGAAGGCTGCCTCTGAGCCCTTCACTGATGTGGTGAGAACGGCACTCTCGTATTCAAATAATGTCCTGGGTTGAtttaaatgtcacacactcacacacacacagttaatctttttctgtgtcactatgacacacacacacacacacacacacacacacacacacacacacacacacacacacacacacacacacacacacacacacacacacacacacatacatatgtatGAATACAGTACATTTATGTATACTACCCAGACTCACACAGCATGCATTGTATTCTTAGACAGACACATTCAGCGCACAACTATCTCgattgttgaaatatttatccCCTTGTTCACTCCTCCCAACGTCATTAATGGAATAGTACGTGAAAATCTATACTAACATAGGAGTGGTACAAttattgaaatttaaaaaaagttaacaaatgaaaaaaaaatgtatgcgtACAGCTAAcagaaatgttgtgttgtgcagaATGGAGAAAAGAGCCGTAGCCCTGGAGAGTTTGAATGTCCTCCAGGTTGGATCTGTGAAGACGCATGGAGTGTGGATGACAACAGAGCTGTGGATGATCAAGGTGCAGATATACActggtttaaaggttcagtgtgtagaatttagtgacatctagtggtgaagtagCATGTTGCAGCTTAATagccctcacctcaccctccccttgaaagagaacctgtggtagccttcagttttcataaaacctcaaaggtgtttagtttgtccggTCTgtctactgtaaaaaaaatggcggcctctgtagagaggacccgcaCAACCCAAAATGGTTACCAACTCCCGATGTAAATACAAAGTGTTAAATCTcaagggcccattctagggtaaagaaaacaaaaattctGACATTTTTAGGTGATTACAtactggtgaaaacataactaggattattttatattcaatttctgctaatagatccttttcacctaaatcttacacactgaaccttttgaAGATAAAAGCTGTTTCATCCAGCTGTTCACCTTCAAGTGTATGTAGTAAATTTGAATGGGCAACATGGGATTGAAATGTCTGGTGTTTGTCTTGGTTTTCTTGGGCTCTGAGTTATTATAGCCTCCTAATCAGATCTTGGATATATTATTGTGATGAAAAAATGAGGTCTGTATATTCACTACAATTAAAGAATGGCAActaattgtgtgtctgtgtgattgtgtgcatgtctgtgtgcatggACACTTCAGGCTGGGAGTACGGAGTGACCATTCCTCCACACGACAAGCCTCTGTCCTGGGTCCCGACAGAGAAGGTGTACCACGTCCACCGCAGGCGACGGCGGGTCAGGGCACGCAAGAGAGCTGCACTGCCAGCAGGAGCTCCTGCAGAGGTCAGTAAAGGACAGTTAGGGCAGTACTCTATGTGATGTAGCACCATTTAAGGTCTGATGTAATGACAGGTCTTTTCAAACAAGatactgttttttaatgacaaGTGATTATGTTATAGAGATTGATAGATaccacatactgtatatataaagatggacgacatgacagattggtatgcaggatattttggcctcatttctggaaagtggtaatgtgtcatccatctttatttacagtctattatAGAGACTGGTATCCAGATGTCTCTGCCataaatttattttacagtacgTGTTTATTATGATTCTAACAGATTCtcatgaaaaaaatgtttgcgCTACATGTTTATCTGTAAACACAGAGGCAGGATCAGGGTGACCCCGAGGGATGGGAATTCTCTtccctgattggctggaagTTCCACAGGAATGAGCGTTCATCGGACACGTTCCGTCGAAGGCGATGGAGGCGCAAGATGGGACCAGAGGATCGCCTCGGAGCATCTGCCATCTTTCAACTGGAGGGTGCACTGGTGAGtaaagaaaggggggggggaaatggtgTGGACGACATCTGATTTCACACGGATAGAGATCCGGATGACGAATGGACAGAATTCAGAGTGACATGAGTATCGATCCTTGAATAAATACGAAGTGATGACATGAAAGCATGAACCAGATCTGATGTCAGTGAGTCAgttcatattttcaaatatttactcATGTATTAAACTCTAATCCTTGGTGCCatggtgtgtttttatttaactgtgtattgtgcgtgtgtgtgtgagtcatgtACATGTAGAGGTTCTGAGACGTCTGCTTGTTTTACTCTGCAGGGTGttgacacagaggagaaggagaaagactCCAAAGTAGATGCCTCGAAGCTGTTTGGTGCAAACACCCCTACTGTATCCTGCTCCTTTGACAGTGAGTGATGCAAATACCGGTGAACATACAAATCAACATGCTCTAGCATACATGTGCATGAATATATTCTAAACACAGACAACGTACATGTCCATTGATCTTATAACATCCCCCCTATAGGGTCATACATGTACCATCTGCGTGTCTACATCTATCAGGCACGGAACATGACATCTATGGACAAGGATAGTTTTTCGGGTAAGATTGTACTTGATGgtctaaaataaaatgcattgcaattagataataataaatagatggATATAATTGCAAAGTGCTTAACAACTCTCGATTCAGGAAGATTAAACCATCTATTTTTCTACTTCACAGATCCGTATGCACATGTCTCCTTCCTGCACTTCAGTAAGACGACTGAGAAGCTGCGATCGACGCTGAACCCAACCTGGGACCAAACTCTGATTTTCAGTGATGTGGAGATTTATGGAGACCCTCAGAACGTTGTTCAGTGCCCCCCAGATGTCGTGGTGGAGTTCTACGACCATGATCAAGTGGTAGGTCATggacgatatatatatattgtttctCTAGTTTTAACTCAGCACTCCTCATTCTTATAATCTTGGACGTTATAGCTAAGTTATAACTGTGTTATAATCATGTTATTCTCCATGTAGGGGAAGGACGAGATGCTTGGCCGCACTGTTTGTGTCCCAATGGTGAAGCTGGTTCCAGGGATGGATCAGAAACCTAGACTCCTGTGGCATCCCATCACTAAGAAGGGTCAAAGGGCAGGGGAGGCACTGCTGGCTGCTGAACTCATCCTTAAAGACAAGGTTTGCAATAAAAGTAATTCAGAATAGgttattttacagtatttaacacaaaacaactctacttatttacttaaataatgttaaaagcattgtttttagtttttcatatcCGGTCAATTATCTTATGATACCCCCACATTATCTAATATAAAATTGTAGATTACTTTAGTTTTGAGGGATTGGCTTTATCTTCACAGGCTCAAGGTTAATCCATTGTCTTGTCTCTGTAGTCAAACGAGTCAGATCTTCCTCTGGTTCCTCCAAAGAGAGCAGAGAACATCTACATGGTTCCACAGGGCATCCGGCCCGTGGTGCAGCTCACCGCTCTGGAGGTAATGCACAACCTCAAATGCTGTTACCCTGCACTGATAAATGTAATGGCCCTAAATCCTGCTGTGTATCTGATCAGATTCTGGCTTGGGGTCTGAGGAACATGAAATCTTACCAGATGGCCTCAGTGACATCACCCAGCCTGGTGGTGGAGTGTGGGGGGCAGAGGGTGGAGTCAGCCGTCATCAAGAACATGAAAAAGAGCCCCAACTTCCCCAGCTCTGTTCTCTTCATCAAAGTGGTAAAGTCAGGGTTTCACAAGCTACAGGGTGTGTCTGTGGGGATTAAGCGAATAAATCCCAAGGATGAAAAACTattatgtttttctctcctgacattttctccaATTGCTCTTTCCAGCTCCTTCCGAAGGATGAGATGTACGCACCTCCAATTGTCCTGAAGGTGATCGATCACCGTCCATTTGGCAGGAAGCCGGTGGTTGGTCAGTGCACCATCAGTTCTCTGGAGGAGTTCAGATGTGACCCAAACATCATCACTGCAGAAGGAGCTATGTCTTCCAAAAGTAAGGAAgcattccaaaaaaaaaaaagacaaacgcCTCTGAGAGAAGATGACTTGCTGTAATGTTGTAATGTCCTCTTATCATTGACAGTGTCCCTGATGAAGGCTTCCACTCGCAAACATCTCTCAATTAACATGGGCGAGAAGAGACCGCTGCTAGAAGCTCAGGTAAACTCCACCTCCTTCTACCACAACCGATCGCTAATTCCTTGTGCTGATTTTTACAAGTAACTTTGTTTTTAAccctttccaaaaaaaaaaaatcatcagtcAACTAGCTCCAGAATTTGACTCTGAAATTTTCAGTCAAATTTAAACTTTATCACTCTTACAGTTCATGTACAGCATGTCTGCTGCTGTCAACAAAATGGCTTCTCCTACCTCCCACTTTGTATGTATGATTACCTATTATAGCTTTCTAATTCACGTGGCTGGGTACCAATGACACCGGAAGGCTGAGATCACATAATCCACAGAGCTACAGCAAGCCGCCTATGCCTCCCGATAATGACTCGATGTTGTTATGTGGGAATCGTCACAATAACTAAAATTGTACTTAATTTAATTGTCACTAATTGAATGAGCACATTTTAATGATCAAAACAGGGGCGTAACATGGCATGTCACACACATGGAAGTAGAGATTGTTATTAAAACATCATCACTGCCGTCAGTGTGGCTGGAAGCATTATTCTGCTGACAGctgaagtttgacattttgggaaggAGGGTTATTAGCTCTCTccaggttcataattttaatttgggttataaCTTGAAAATGTTTGCATGCTCTTATTTTCAGAAACATCACTTTCATTATACAAATATGTCATGTGACTTCACGATGATGCGGAAGTATGGGCCAGACTACTGACGAGGCGTTTAAGGATCAGTGTTTTCTCCCTTTAACCGTTGACTTAAGGCTTTTTAACCCAACattcacaagaaaaaaaaaattacacacgagaggaaagaaactgaaagggcatcagtgtttcccacagattTAACGGGGGTGCACGTGGATGCGCATGAAAGTCAGTCTCATGCACAAAAGATTCAGAATGAGAGATACACGGACTTAAGAGTGACAGACTGGTTTGCCAAATGTCATACAATTTATCTTAAgattgaaaatgttgttttggtgGCAGATTAAACCCAACTTTCCCAAGTGTCAGACTAGAAATCTGTCAGTGAAGAATTGATGCTATGATATGAGTGACAGGGGGATTCTACTCTTCTTTGTCTGATTTCTATTACTAAAATTCAAATTGGAAAAACTACATTGAGGCCAAAATAAACTCATGACGGGCACGAATACCAGAAAATCACCACTGCCATGTTGTACTTTAAGGGACAGGTGGTGTTATTCAGTGACCCCTACAGGCCTGGACTCAGTTATTCACCATGTTACGCCCTTGTTttaccaatttttttttttttcaatgtgaaaTTACAGCTGTGATCTACTCTCCAACCTTCGCCataattcactgtttcactttcTTGTCAATATTTTCACCTTGTATGTATGTtctgtatatatgtgtttattgtttgtgttactACGCACACAAgtgacttttctgttttgtgtccaATGTATCTCCTTCCTCCAAAGCTTGAAGAGAAGGTGAGAGTTGACAAGACATTTCAGATTCTCACACAAAATGCAGGGAATTAAACGCATGAATATTGAACATGTGCAATTCAATCATCAGGAAAAAGAGACAGTCGACTGGTGGAGCAAATTCTATGCTTCAACTGGAGACGAGGAGAGATGTGAACCGTACATCAAGAAAGGATACGACACCCTCAAAGTAAGTGTAAATAGTGAGCCTCACTAAGTGTTGCTTATTGTacagatgcttttttttctgtagcTATTGATCGCTTGAACGTGCCATGTCCATTTTCAGGTGTATGAATGTGAACTGGAAGAAGTCCCAGAATTCAAAGGGCTGACAGATTTCTGCAGCACCTTCAAACTGCAGCGGGGGAAGAATGAAGATGGAGACGATGACCCCACAGTGGTCGGAGAGTTGAAGGTAGTTTGACACCATTCAGAACCAAAGACTGTTTAAACTAAGGGTCTATTAGTGGAGTAAGTGCATTTTGGGCATGTCCTAGTGTTGCTATTAACGATAAACAAATTGTTGGTTTCACTTTGTCAATTAATCATGAGTTTTTGTTTCGGGAAGTCTGAAACTAGCAAAGACACATTGTGCTTCGTGCTACTTGGTGCCGGATGTAAGACTGGGCCCTAACACTTGGTTAGATACCTTGCTATAAAAAATTGTGTAAGAAATTCATTTGTAGCCGattatttatttgcaaataataatttttattatCCACCGGAGAGAAATCCAGCTCTTAAAATTTACAAAGCCATAAAAGTCGAGTCAATTCTTCCTTGCGTGTGTTCCTTGTCCCCGCAGGGTTCATTCAAGATGTATCCTCTGTCAGACGACCCAGGTGTCACTGCTCCCCTCCGACAGTTCAGAGAGCTGCCAGACAGTGGACCTCAGGAGTGTCTGGTCAGGCTCTATGTGGTCCAGGCCATAGACCTGCAGCCCAAAGACAATAACGGCAGAGTGAGAATGAATCTATGTTACCAGTGATAAAAGTCAACATACATCAACACACcagtctccagctgctgctttaactTGTCTTCCCTCTTGTGTTCAGTGTGATCCATACATGAAGATATCGCTGGGAAAGAATACGATTGACGACAGAGACCGTTACTTACCCAACACCATCGACCCTGTGTTTGGAAGGTAAATGTCATGGAtgaacaatgttaaagaacgtTGAAATAATATCGATAATATCAAATTGAAGTCTGTTCAACCTTCTCACTTCACTTctcaaaacactttattttttggtttggtttaggATGTTTGAGatgtcctgtttcctgccccAGGACAAGGACCTGAAGATCTGCGTCTATGACTATGATCTCCTGTGCCGCGACGATAAGGTCGGCGAGACGGTGATTGACCTGGAGAATCGTTTCCTGTCCAGATATAACTCGTACTGCGGCCTGCCACAAACATACTGCACGTAAGAAACTCCAGGGGCACGGTTGATATTAAGGCTGAGGAACAAAACAGAAAGTCGGTCATGATCAGTCTCTTATGGACGTATCTCTGTTGCCGTCTTAGTTCTGGTATTAACCAGTGGAGGGACCAGCTGAAGCCGTCTCAGATCCTGGAGAACCTGGCGCGTCTAAAAGGCCTGTCCAAACCCAGGACTGAAGACAACGGCAACTCGATGACCTTCAACGGCAAAGACTACACACTGGCTGAGTTTGGTAATGTCAATGAATAAAAGGGATATGATGCTTATTTTGATTGCACTGTTGGTTACTGAGAGTGAGTCACTGTCCGTTCCACTGGTTTTGTTCACAGCTCTCTGCAGAACTTCTTTGTAAAGGAACAGGACATAAGAAGTTATTTTGACCTGTTTGCaaccctgtgtgtctgtgtgtcaaatGGAAGCTTAACAAAGTCAGTATTTAGCAACCATACTATTAGTCCACAATCATGCTCATGGAAAAGTCAGGGGGGGTGactgaaataattatttattcttAAGATTTTTGCTCCAGATATCATGACGATCCAATCTAAAGATGTGGAGGTttcacagaaaaactaaaagtccAGGGTTCACCGTGGTCATTGGGCTTTATCCTCTCAGGAATATAACAGCAACACATTTTCAAGGATTTCAGTCAGGAATAAAATGCTGGGCCGTGTTGCTAAAACTACTCTGATATCTTCACTTTGGTCATCCAGGGCTTCTGCAGGGTCTGAAAAAGTGTAAAATCTCTATCATCTAAAAGGCCTGAAAAAGCCTTTAAAACGTTAAAGTAATACATACTAGGTTTTAATTATGTCAACAATAATTTAATGTTACTTCAGTtgcagttttaattattttttaagagACATGGCGACATGGTTTGTAATGTCTCcgtgtgttgtagttctttcttaACGATACAGATATTGGCACGctcaaataaaactacaaacaaggCCAAAGTGGAAGTGATAACAGAGTCTATGTCTCAGTTTGGCTGTGGGAAGTAATTCCGGGACTCcaatattccttcatatctgtcgtacttGACTCGTgtcttaaattgaacttgttgaATCCTGCAGATCCTTGTGTGCTACAGGGCATTGAAACCACGCTATTGCAATCTTAATGTATTGACAGAATGCTGACTGGTTTGTTGAATCTTTTCCTCTCATCTGCTTTGACGGGTATAATCTACTGTAAATCTAATGAAGGTGCAAATCTCTTCACGTCCAGAGAACAACAAGGAAGTCCACCAATACTTGGGTCCACCGCGAGAACGACTCTGTCTGCACGTGCTCAGAAAGCAGGGAGTCGTCCCCGAACATGTGGAGACCCGGACCCTTTACAGCACCTTCCAGCCGAATATCTCGCAGGTTCAGTGTCACAActaacacacactgtatctgcaCAATGCACGTCCACCTGCCTACACTGTTGATGCTGCTATTATGAGTAACAcgcatgttgtgttgttgtaggGAAAGCTTCAGATGTGGGTGGATGTGTTCCCCAAAAGCATCGGCGTCCCTGGTCCTCCGTTTGACATCACACCACGCAAGCCTAAGAAGTGAGTGCTGTGCAGCTCTGAGGTACGTCGTCACCGGTCAGAGCAGATTCCAGAGGACTAACATCCACTGTGTCTGATGTTCAGGTATTTCCTGCGCGCTGTCATCTGGAACACCACCGATGTGACTTTAGATGAGACCAGCATCACCGGAGAACACATGAGCGACATCTATGTCAAAGGgtatgtttgatatttattataCTTGTATATTGGTGACTTTTGAAGTAAAACTGTAGTGGAAGGTTACTGTGGACGTGGACAGGGGAAATGACCTGTTGTTCCCTGTCCCAGCTGGATGCCAGGCATGGAGGACGACAAGCAGAAGACGGATGTCCACTACAGGTCTCTGGACGGAGACGGTAACTTTAACTGGAGGTTCGTCTTCCCCTTTGAGTATCTGCCTGCTGAACAACTCTGCCTCGTGTCCCAGAAGGTGAGGCTCTTCTGAACTATTGACCATTTTAGATTTAActacaaggcccaacagtcctcttaaattcagTCTAGCCGCACACTCATAGATGTTAGTTCCCTAAATACACCAGATTCCGTAgatttcgtggaaatctgtacTTGAAAATATCCCTCACAtaggtaaaaaataaagtatcaGTTGTATCTGTGTTGCTGAAATGAATCATCTAAAACCtgtgttcacatgtttttcaACAGGAGAACTTCTGGAGTCTTGACAAAACAGAGTTCAGGATTCCTCCCAAGATAATCGTTCAAATATGGGATAACGACAAATTCTCATTGGATGATTACCTCGGTAAGATGCTACATTTAAGGTGCATTTACCTGGAGACATTACAAAACCTGACCACATAATACTCTGTGATCCCAGGCACTGTGGAGCTGGATTTGCGTGACCTGGTTCCTCCTGCGAAGACGCCACAGAAGTGCTCTCTGGAGATGATGGACAATCTGGACATCGGAAACCCACGCAAGCCGGAGAACGCCAAGTCTCTGTTTGCGCAGAAGTCAGTGCAAGGCTGGTGGCCCTGCTCCATTGAACAGGATGGAAAGAAGGTGCTGGGTGTAAGTATGAATACAAAGAACAACCCACAgattgcttcttttttttttttttaagggaaaGTATCTTCGAACCTAAACTGTTGAGCACACGAATGAGCAATAACTGGTTTGGATCACGAAGAAATTCAGTCTTAGACTTTATTTGCGGCGAGAAATTTGAAATGACATCACAGACACTGTTGATTTACAAGCTTTTTTAGGGTAACCAACAAAATGATTGACATGCCTCCTGCTTCAGTCTGATAAAAGGGACTGAACTTAATTGaaaatttttattttctggaaTAATGACGTTACTCTGCCCCCAATCCTGTTGTTTCATAAGTCTAATTTACACTATGAAGCCTGGTGTTTCAGACGTCCTCACTGCTATTAGTTTGGTTGTGTCATgcttgtttatctgtgtttgtaggGTAAAGTGGAGATGACACTGGAAATCATACCTGAAGATGATACCGATGAGAGACCTGCAGCAAAAGCCCGAGACGAACCCAACATGAACCCAAAACTGGATCCTCCCAAGTAAGAACTCGGTAGAATGAATGTGAAACAAAAGTTTTGGCTCCTTaggaaactgtggcaggacaaatgtTGACTGTGAAGGTGATTATTGGAAAACATTGTGCAGATTGGATTCGTAAAAAAGGTATCTCTCCACACTCTAACGCCTCTTTCCGGCTGTCATTCTCCAGACGCCCAGATACCTCCTTCTTCTGGTTCACCAGCCCGTGTAAGACCATGAAGTTCATTGTCTGGAGACGGTTCAGGTGCCTTTTCATCGGACTCATCATCCTCACCATAGTGCTTCTCTTCCTCGCCATCCTGTTGTACTCTTTACCGGTAAGGACAGACATATATTCTGAAATCATAAGGGCCCTTTTCTGAATGCTGTAA
This is a stretch of genomic DNA from Hippoglossus stenolepis isolate QCI-W04-F060 chromosome 21, HSTE1.2, whole genome shotgun sequence. It encodes these proteins:
- the LOC118100349 gene encoding myoferlin isoform X3, with the protein product MLRVVVESAKALPKKKIGTPDPITSVIFKDEKKKTKSIDSDVNPVWNEVLEFDLKGTPLDASSYIDVVVKDYETIGQNKFIGSTKISLRELASGQVRSLPSKNVPLVNEGGQNIGGTINLVIGYDPPPNATPNPNDPEAGDATMDAGGGDGGDEGDETQADGGPSGSAGGLTPAAQGGNLRKRLARTQNRHRLVNKPQDFQIRVRIIQARQLSGNNVKPVVKVSVCGQTHRTRIKRGNNPFFDEMFFYNVNMLPSDLFDKNISVRVYDSYSLRADSLMGEFKLDVGYVYDESAHCVMRKWLLLNDPDDSSAGAKGYLKVSLFVVGAGDEPPVEKREYNDDQDDIESNLLLPAGLTLRWATLSLKVFRAEDIPQMDDAFVQTMREFFGGDENQKNLVDPFLEARFAGKKLCTQIIEKNANPEWNQVLHLQVKFPSMCESVKLTVFDWDRLTGNDAIGTTYLNLAKIASSGGEIEEEHAGNGEMTSYEAKTGESEVGFLPVFGPCFVNLYGSPREFSGLPDPYEDLNLGKGEGVAFRGRILVELSTKLEGKEDKAVDSIHSDDILVVQKYQRRRKYCLCAVFHSASMIREPGEPIQFEVSIGNYGNKLDTTCKPLASTTQYSCAVFDGNHYYYLPWANTKPVVVVTSFWEDISHRLDTVNIILYIAHRLQSNLEAFKIAILAKIPDDQLVEVWLKLLTQLIEDLESFPTPELEGRSNLTSLDIQVKKLRDSALTAMKNGARRMKEEAMEIRETLSDIEAWADKLKMLAEEPQNSMPDVIIWMLRGEKRVAYSRIPAHQILYSTYSEQACGRHCGKTQTIFLQYPMDKDKGLKVPVEIRTNMWLGLSAHEKKFNSFSEGTFSVFAELYENQAEVFGNWGTTGLVGRHKYSDVTGKLKLKKEYFMPPRGWEWEGEWLIDPEKALLTEADAGHTEFMDEVFQNETRYPGGEWKAASEPFTDVNGEKSRSPGEFECPPGWICEDAWSVDDNRAVDDQGWEYGVTIPPHDKPLSWVPTEKVYHVHRRRRRVRARKRAALPAGAPAERQDQGDPEGWEFSSLIGWKFHRNERSSDTFRRRRWRRKMGPEDRLGASAIFQLEGALGVDTEEKEKDSKVDASKLFGANTPTVSCSFDRSYMYHLRVYIYQARNMTSMDKDSFSDPYAHVSFLHFSKTTEKLRSTLNPTWDQTLIFSDVEIYGDPQNVVQCPPDVVVEFYDHDQVGKDEMLGRTVCVPMVKLVPGMDQKPRLLWHPITKKGQRAGEALLAAELILKDKSNESDLPLVPPKRAENIYMVPQGIRPVVQLTALEILAWGLRNMKSYQMASVTSPSLVVECGGQRVESAVIKNMKKSPNFPSSVLFIKVLLPKDEMYAPPIVLKVIDHRPFGRKPVVGQCTISSLEEFRCDPNIITAEGAMSSKMSLMKASTRKHLSINMGEKRPLLEAQLEEKEKETVDWWSKFYASTGDEERCEPYIKKGYDTLKVYECELEEVPEFKGLTDFCSTFKLQRGKNEDGDDDPTVVGELKGSFKMYPLSDDPGVTAPLRQFRELPDSGPQECLVRLYVVQAIDLQPKDNNGRCDPYMKISLGKNTIDDRDRYLPNTIDPVFGRMFEMSCFLPQDKDLKICVYDYDLLCRDDKVGETVIDLENRFLSRYNSYCGLPQTYCTSGINQWRDQLKPSQILENLARLKGLSKPRTEDNGNSMTFNGKDYTLAEFENNKEVHQYLGPPRERLCLHVLRKQGVVPEHVETRTLYSTFQPNISQGKLQMWVDVFPKSIGVPGPPFDITPRKPKKYFLRAVIWNTTDVTLDETSITGEHMSDIYVKGWMPGMEDDKQKTDVHYRSLDGDGNFNWRFVFPFEYLPAEQLCLVSQKENFWSLDKTEFRIPPKIIVQIWDNDKFSLDDYLGTVELDLRDLVPPAKTPQKCSLEMMDNLDIGNPRKPENAKSLFAQKSVQGWWPCSIEQDGKKVLGGKVEMTLEIIPEDDTDERPAAKARDEPNMNPKLDPPKRPDTSFFWFTSPCKTMKFIVWRRFRCLFIGLIILTIVLLFLAILLYSLPNYISMKIVKPFK